Genomic segment of Panicum virgatum strain AP13 chromosome 2K, P.virgatum_v5, whole genome shotgun sequence:
aagtggtccccatcctgcTCAGGCCCGCctaccgccgccgtcgtcgcaccCAGCCGCTACAGCCGCATGCCGGCCGCCACAATGAGCTCCCCGTCCGTTGTCAGCTCAAACATGGTGGCGGAGAGGGGACTGCCTCGAAGTAGCAGCAGAACTGCATGAGGCAAAAGTGATGGAGTTGCTGTTTGTGGATGGCCGCGACAGTGAAGACATGGTCCTCTGACCTCAATCAATAAAGGCAAGATCACAAGCACAAATCGACATGCGCTGCACTCAAATGCAGCTCAAATGGAAGCCCCGCACGGCATATTGAGTTCTGCTGCAACAAATTGGGCGAACCATGTGCAGGTGAGCATCGTCGGTAGCAGGGGCCACAACGCGCAAGCGAGCGCTGCTGGCCGCGTCAAGCTGCCACACGAGCGAGCTCCGCCGGTGTGCGGGCCGCGCAAGGCCGCAGCGCACAAGCCAGCGCCGCTGGTCGCGTCAAGCTGCCGTGCGCATGAACTTCGCCAGTGTGCGGGGGAGCACGGCCGGCCGCGTGGGCCGCAGCGTGCAAGCCAGTGCGAGCGAGCTCCTAGTCAGAGATGAAAAGGAGGGGAGGTGAAGAAGATAGAAAAGTGACGGGAGGTGAAGAGAAATGAAAGTGATGGCTAAGCCAAGCCTGCATTAGCTTAGCCTGGCTAAAGCTCTAGTACAGGAATCCAAACACACATAAGCTGCATTATGGAAGCCTGGATAGGGCTAAAGCAGCCAACCAATCACACCCTATGCTACTGCTTACTAAACCTTCATCTACATAACAAGATATACATTTAAACCTTCATCTTCTCAATATAAATAAGCCATCCATAACAAAGTAGCAACCATTATTCACCTGACAAAAAGACAGGTCACACATATTAACATTACTAATCTTGGTGAACAGAGCATTCCAGATTGCAGTCACGGCATTGATATCTGATTTCAGCTATCTGAGTCCTACACCAACATTTTTGCATAGAACCGACACAAAGAAACCCAAAATCATATTGCCTTGTACGCTTTAACCAGAAATCGGCAAACAGGTGCTTATGCATACTATAGTGAAGTGTAGTTCTATAGCTACCAAGCCCAGTGCAAAAGGATTTTACACTTGTAACACTCCTCCCTCAATTACTGAAACACCACGCTGCAAGTGAAATTGGGACCAGCAGCTGCAGTTGCCTATAGATAACAAGGATGTAATCAGAAACAACCAGCAGCGTACCATGCGAAACCCGTTGCCTTCCGGATCAAGAGGTCACGTCAGGGGTGGCCTCCCCAAGGGAAATGGAGGACAGCTTCTGTGTCAACATATCAACTAATGAATTCGCATCGACATTAGCCTTGGTATTCTGGTGCACAACCGGAATGTTCTCCTTTGGAGTGTCTGCAGCCACCACCGAATCAGTCTTGTGAAGGCACGCCTCAGGTTCAGCAACCTTAAGAGGATCTACTTCCACTTGTACAGTTTTGAGGATTACTGCCTTTGTCGCCTTACTCTTGCAAGCACTGATCTCCTCATGAGGTGCTGCTACAGGTTTTGATTCTTGTTGACAAAAGGTAGAAGATGCCTGAGAGGCGGGTGTGGCAGGGTGCGAACGCTGGATCTCCTTAAGGGGGAGTTGCACCGGTGCACCAATGTTTTGGTCAATGGACTTCTCCTGAAAATATACACGGCAAGATAGTTAGAAGATTATAGATATAGGACATTTGCACTTCTGCAAGAGGAAAGAagatacaaaataaaatgtGCATACAGGTTCTTGTTTGGCCACAACTGGACTGCTCTGGTGCATGCAAACTTCAGGCTTGGCCATCTTAGAAGGTTCTGCTTCCATTTCTGCAGCTTGGAGAGGCATGACCTTACTTTTGGAAACACTGACCTCACGATGAGGTCCTGCTTCTTGTTCAACACAGGTAGAGTCTGGTGTGGCAGGAAGCAAGCACTGGATCTTAAGGGATTGCAATTGCAGCTGTGGACCAACATTTTGGTCAACAGATTTGTCCTGAAGACATGCACAGCAAGATAATTAGAAGCACATTGATATAAGCCATTTGCACTACTGAAAGGGAAataacataaaaaaataaaatgcacATACAGCTTCAGGTTCGGCCATGATTGTATCAGTCTGAACTGTGCAGGACTCAGGTTCAGCCACCTTAGGCACCACTTCCATTTGTGCAACTTTAAGAGGAAGTGCCTTCACCTCCTTACTTTTGGAAGGATCATTTCCCACATGATATACTGCATCCAGATTTGATTCCTGTTGAGCAAAGGTAGATGATGCAGCCTTCAAGTTCTGAGTAGGTGGCTGTGATTTCGGTGTGGCAGGTAGCAGACACTGCATCTTCACAGGTTGCAGTTGCGCCTGTGCACCTATGTTTTGGTCAATGGATTTTTCCTAAAGACATAACAGAGAGATTGTTGCAAGGgaaagaataaaaaataaatgcaCGTACAGCATCAAAGTATCCTATCTTGGGTGTCGGCCTTCGCAGCCCGCTTGGCTTAAAGCCTTTTCCCAGCTTTGTGTCTGAAGTAGCTTTTAAATAATCACCACATGCTTCTGTTCCTAAAGAATGTTCCTCTGTGACAATAGAAGACCTAAGCTTTGGGGTCGGAGGGCAGTCATTGCTCTTCCTGAGGGAGGGGGACAGTGTATTCAAACTCTCGGATGTATGGCTCATCTTCCCTACGGTGGAAGCTGTTGACGCCCCAGATATCACAGAGCTCATGCTGTCCACAGAACTGCAAGGTGAAATGCTTGGGGATGCACGGCCAGCCTGACCTCTAGCTGGGAACTTGTTCCCTGATGATCTTGATGGGATAGTTTTGCTGATATCAGATTTTGACAATGAACGAACAGGGACCCTCTGGGCAGCAATATTCTTGTTGCTTAGGGTTGATTTGGTTTTTGCTTCTAGCCCAGCATCCATCGGAACACCACGGGAAGAAGTTGCTGATGTGAAGGCACCTGATTTCGAGAATGAACTGGACTTCATACCCCCAACAGGTCGCACGCTAGCTGAAGTATTGGCAGTTTTACCAGCTGCTTGCCTGTTAACAGCACCCCCTGATAAAGGAAGTGCATattaggctatatatatattaatatatattaaTAATACACAAGAATAAACAATGTATGCCAATTCACGCACCAGTGCTGCTTCTTTTATCTGAAGTTGCAGAAGTGATGTTAGTTGACGACCTCATCATAGCAACTCTTGGCAGAGCCCTAGGAGGTTTCGAGGATATCTTTTCCTCTGCAGCTCCTGGCAAATTCTTCTCAAGAAAAATAGATAAACATGAAACTAAGATCAGAACATTACAGGAGATGAACTATAAATAAAGCAAGCAAGTAGAAAATAGGTATTTCAAAAGAAGCATCACAAAACTTTGCTGATTCTTGTTATTAGTAATACAATTATGTGGAGCTCTATATACTGAACAGGATAGTTAGCCCTATTGAAGAGAGGAGAACAAGAGTCTATCATGGTCATTGAAATTTTAATTCCATGTGAAGTACATAGTGAGATTTGGTGAGCAATATCATGTGGAAAAATACTAGTTAATGGATTTTTTATTGCATGTTCAGGTACATAACTCAGACATCAATAGTAATGGCTCTAAAACGAGGCAGCCTGATGCCTAGCTGGTTCTActcataaaaatttcagtcaatttcagAAATCAGGATATAGCATACATTTCCTATGAGCTTTGTATAAATTTGGCGAAACACACGTCCAGTTATACGCTAGTGGTTGAAAACTGCTGCAAAGGTCATGATTACTGAGTAATTAGAGGCATGGGGAATACCACTCTTGCAGTTGCAGAGTCTTTCACGTTAACTTGGGGCCTTTGTTTGGCACCAACTCCTCCTTGGCTTGTTGAAACAGGGATTCTTATCTGAAGGTGAGCAAATATTAGCGAGTGAATTAGCCACAGAAATTTCAGATTAGATAATTGTCAAGTGGGTTACCATACCTTAGACTGAGGCATCCGATTAACCCCTTTTCTAGCTGGAAAGATTAGTAGAATAGTTTCATCAGTTACCCAGATAAATCTCACTAAAGTTGCAATCTTAGATGCAAAGATGCACGTTGTGCAACATTTGAGGTCTGTTACCTGCAATACGAGGCACATTTGCTGTGGCCTTTGGGGGTTTTGAGCTAGCAGCAGGCCCACCTGGAACTTTATTAGGTTTGCCAAGAGACCTTTGGATCGAAGCACGTACATTGTCAAACAGCTCGGTCTCAAGGCTTTCCATCGCCCAAGTTTCACTTTCCAGATTTGAGGATGTTGATTCCCCTGATTTCCTCATTTCCTCTACTATTCCAGGCAGCCTGGAACCCTGCGTCTTGCGGAAGGTGCTGTTTACAATGGCCAATTCTTCGGTGTCCAAAACACCTGCAAAGACGAGAAAAATTAAGAGATATCTGCATCGTCCGAGTTTACTACAAGAGGCAGCGGCGAATTCAAAACAAAATGGGGGGAAGTCAGTATTCAAGACACAAGAGTATATAACAAAAGGTCATAATTACAGAAGAAACATTTGATTCGAGGGTGCTGTGATTGGGATAACTCCATCTTTTGGCCAGTGAATACGTGCAAGTTTACTACAGCAAGCAGCAACCAGATTTAGGACAAAATAAAAGGTAACCTTAAGATTCATGATCTTCTAGTGGCAGGACACACAAGTCTGTAACCAAATGCGACAATTCTATTCTTGAAAAGAAACATTCGGTTCATGGATGCTGACAGGGATAAAACAGAACCACAGCAAACCTTCACTGGTAAAAAACGCGCTGTTCCAAGCCAAGCTCTTGCGGAGGTTCGCCCCCATCTTGGCCTTCCGCTGCTTCGGGGACTCCGCCCGCTCAGGGGCCGCTTGGTCCTCCATCACATCATCGGGATCCGCAGCCCGGCCCGCTGCATCCGTAGAACCGTTGGCGGGGTCCAAATAAGAGGTAGCCTCGGCGCCCACCAGGGACCCTAAAATGCAAAATCGCCGCCCGTCAGATCCACAAATCGCAACAGCAAACGGCACCATACCCTCGATTCCTCCAAAGGAAATTCTCCCGGAATGGGTGGTCAATAGAAACCCTCACCCgcgtggggtggatcgggacgACGCGGCGGGGCCTGGGCCGGGGGCGGAGTGgcgaggtcgaggaggaggtCGTCCTCGGCGGAGAAGTCGAGGAGGGAGAGCGCCTCCAtgggcgcggcgcggaggccggcgggaGGTCGGGGTCGCCGGAGACCGGTGGGAAACCCTAGATCGCCGCCGGTGCGGAGGGgtcggagaggagaggagaggagacgaTGCGATGGCGAGGCGAGCTGGAGAGACGTTGGAGATGGGGATCGAGGGTTAGGCCGGGTATAAAAAATGTTCGGGGAGGGGGTTGCTGGCTTGCTGCCCACCGCGAGGGACGCGTCATGCCGTCGGGGTGACACTGACTGGTGGGGTCAGGTGATTGTTCTACGAGCGGGATGGTTTGAATTTTCGGGCGTTTGGGCCGTGTTTCTCTTGGGCCTCTATTTGAGTTAGATTTGTGGCCCAGTACACATAGTTTACTGTATTAACGGTCtgttttccttttcctctctccAAATAGTCTAAATTTCAACAGGAAACCATACATATacgtttcataaaaaaaaacatacatATTCGTTGTAAACTACGATACATGCTGTTTAGAATGCATTTTTTCTCATCTATACAAGAGCTATATATCTTTATATGCAGCGCGGTGGTTCGAACCCCGGTCGCCGGCCTAGGGTCTATATTGATTGATCCCCAGTGATTGCAATTGTAATTGTATTATATTGATTGATTGATCTTTGTGTGGTTTATATATAGAGTATAGATGACTTTGGATTATCCGCAATCCTGGATGGAAACATATTGCAGAGATTGCAATCGATCAAATCTAACAAATTCTATCATATTCTACCATAACAGCTAGCTTCTTAATCCAATCCTCCCATAATAGTTGGATCCTTCCCTGCATGCACTCGAAAACAGATGCTGTTAAAGTGGTTTGAAATGTTCGTGGCAGACATCCACGCACGGATGAAGGCGCCAATGATTTCGCCTTGCGGAAAGCGGGCCGCCCACGCGAACACCGGGGGTGCATGTCCCGTGAAACGACGTCTTCACTCTTCAGCATAGCATTGCCATCATGCACGGATAGGCCTgcgcaagaaaaaaaaggatccATCGATCACACATGCCCGTTTCCATTTATCTTGCTTTCCAGGATGCGTTTCCTGCTTTCAGGCAGTTCAGAGTTCGTCGAGCTTGTTTTTTCCATTGGAAATAAATTAAATCGGATCATATTTTCCTCAAAAACATCTAAACTTCACCAAAACTTTTGCATCAAGCACACATCCGACGACAGGAATCAGGTTCGGCTGCCTGTAACAGGATAAAATTTGCTTGCACTGAACACAGTTCTCATGTTTTTCGTTGAGCTAGAGACGATGCCATCAAAATTAAGTTAACCTTCGCCTTCGGTCAACCTTGCCATTCTCTCTGTGGTCTCCAAGGTGGAAGAAACTGATGAGCTCGAGGCCGTTCAGATACTTGTGCTTGGGTAGCAGCCAAGGACACGCAGGAAACTTGCGATTTCCTGCACGTAGCCAACATCTTCAGGTTAAATCGTTAGCGATTCAGACATTAGTAGTGTGATTGTCTCCTTTTCACGTCTGTGTCTTTATCTTCTTTTGGGGGAGGAACAGCTTATACTTCAagagaaatatttttggtacAGCTTATGTTTCAGAAGATATAAATCATAACATGACTCAATTGTGGCTCGCAGAGTCGCAGATGATAAGACACTAACCTCTAGTTCCTTCAAGGCATTTTGTGCGGGGATTTCAGCCACCGATGCTTCAAAATCAACATAGAAAATGTAATTGAACTGCCTGCGATCATGACACTCGAGTTTAGTTTGATGAAGCTGGGAGATGGCACTGATATATCAAATGCAGAGAATTGTACTTGTTAAAAGAGGAAAGCTACTTAATAAGGACACGGCGTTGGCATAAATAGCAGCAGGACAGGATGTTGTTTCAGGTTGGTCTAAATATTGTTTTATCGGAATTAAGCATTGTCGTGCTGtggaaaaccacagccgggcggcggaatgcacccgcctaatcctaagtgttGGACGTGCTTGGGGGCTGtcaaggaatgctcgatctagagacgtaagaacacggaagcacacaaggatttagagttgttcggaccgccggagcgtaataccctacgtccactatgtgaTGTATTGCCTAAGCTTGTGTGCAAGCTGGGGAGGAGCTATGCCTGACCCTGCATGtgtgaaaacttgtggaacccCGTGTCTGTGTGAAACTGTTTTCTAGCAGGCGTGCTCTCCTTTTTATATGTctaaggggagcacgtacactgagcggggccccgacaggtgggcccggcgatatATTTGATATTGTACACAACGGAGCATTAAATGctacagatccggagatcttcgtcgtcggcttccgtgtgtagcttctgaccaaggatggtcttgagctgtcctgtcggagtagagtctagcctctgaaGCCGCACGccgatgtcatgatgaagcgccgaactactgactcagtcactGTAgaagcgtgcactgttgctccagtcagtagctggtcatcatgactcgtcgcccatgcgcgcggcgctgagtctttagtgcttgccttggtaactgacgagccacctcgataactggcgatccacagtgtggactgacaaaagctgccccgtgcccagcggcagcagagtacgcctcaaccactcgcacttaatgcgggtgggtgagggagcttccagcggaaggcttgcgcccgcgcccgcgtctgcgtgacacgtggcggcttcggacccctcccgagcagctagctgagccgagagctcacggggatccggataggcacgtggaggtcccggacccatctgcgggagtccggatggcacgcggaggtcccggacccacctgcgggggtccgggtccgcggccacaggtgctgagcatttccacctctgggacacgtggtgacaccggacccgtccccgagcgggaagcgggtccgggaccgttggtccggtgagatggagtcggaccccaggggtccggctgctcagctccttagggcgtagttatggataactacgcgagtcttggcacagtaggattgggtaccccagttgcagggtaccgacaagcaTACACAGTAACACAGAAACCTAAGTTCTTGGAAAAAAAGTTTGTGACAGCGGTAGAAAGGATCATTactgaaacgaacatggcaccatttatgccatttcgagtgattttggtgatcgaatgacaacacaacacttggactaatatgattgttaagatgatcattctcagtcttttaggttcaagtgatgacaaagagaaagagaagataggcgtagcaaggcccgaagggccgcccctacgctatgaagaaccgacgctatgatgtttggtgcaggagggaatcgaagccaattcagcctataggcaccggttgaaccgacggtccaagaaagggcatcggtgcattgggcgtactgtgtaccagagacgatgtcaagtgcccaggagaagtttcttcagcaccggttcaaccgacggtgcatcggagtattgcgtcggtgcattgacgtcagcagaagagaagagcCCAACAAGTTGCtgtgagagaccggttgaaccgacgccataagcatcggtttaaccgatggtccctggagtcgctgcaactatgtcagagaagccaacggctacttcagttgcttagagtgaccggatgaaccgacgctacccatgccagaggcatcggttcatccgatgatacgcagattttctgctgaccgttggtgcaacggctacaagacttggtggcctatatatgcctcaccccggtcatttgaagcttgctggagttgctggacatcccacacatacccaagaacatctccaagccatacaaaagcatcaagatcatatctttagcccttagcacactttgagagtgttgtgtaaaggattagctcttagtgagtgagattacaaggctttgagcctttgtgctgttgttcattagcgaaccaaatcAAGagtttggtgcgccggcaccttggagcgtgaagctcgccggcaacgtcatcgaccctccgacttggtgtggagcggcgacgacactttgtgcgggggacgtggagacccccatcctttgtggagaagctccttagtggaacccggggccaaggtgaccgtgattgtgttcacggaaaagaCTTGGTAGCCGAGTAGCattactcttagtgagtgctacaacaacgtggatgtatgtatgcctttgtggctaaccgaaccaagagataaacacccgcgtcaagagtttgctatctcctattccgctctttaagcttccgcatttaataCTTGCACATTTGtgactttactttcatagaatagtttcttgataggaaaggctataggttgctaaactcttttgggataggggtttcacactagaacaacctagttgcacatctagatagcacgttttagtttaagttttgtgcaaactagttggaaccataggtcaaagtttttattagtgcctaattcaccccctccccctcttaggcgggagcacccgatcctttcaaTTAATTCTCATCAGATTTTTGAGCTGTGGAAGTAATTCTCAATAAGTTCCACACAAAATTTGCATCTGGAAGCAGATAAACATGTTTGTCGTTAGTATCAGACAGATTATGATTTAGTTGGTGGAATCCCGGAAAAAGAACCAGGGGAAAGAGGATGCAGGGGTAACATCTACAGATAGACCTGAAACAGCATGTCCAAGTAATTATTTCACAGGAAAAACAAATTTTGTGCTGAAAGTATATTAGCGTACTTTTCAGTTCCCAGAGTCCTCATTGGTTTGCCCCTGTTTGGTCTGCTCTCAATCTTCAGGTCAGCAATGGAAAGTCAAGGATTCAGAATTAATTTCAACTCACAAACCAGAATCCTCAAAGAAATTTGAAAATTCAAGAGAAAGTTGATCCCAAGCATTACCTTTGTCAAATTTAAATCTCTCTTCCAAAATGCTACTAAGGCTTTGTGAAGTGTCCCAGGACCTTCTTCAAGACCAAAAACGATGCTTGTCTGGTAAATTAACATGGCTAAGTTGCATCATCGAATACTCGATTGGAAAATGTATTTGACGAAAATGTATTTCCCAAGTACCTTATATTGTTCATATTCTTTGGGAATGTTAGCAGTTCTGGCCAATACCAGGTATCTTGTGACATTAGGTGAAGCATCCTGCAAAATGTTTGTTTCCTAGTATGTTAAATTTCTGAATGAGGTGAAGCTGAACATAAACCGAAAAAGCAGGCTCGTGATTAATAAGACTCCCTGACAGTATGTTATAGACAAAACCTGTTTGTGAACATTGTTGATGTTTACAATTTACACTGTAACGTAAGTTATGCTACATCAGTTCCTCAAGATAGCTTCCAAGACATACCAAATATGCGAACTCTAACAGTTTGCAGGTTGTGCTTGGATATCAACATGCCGATCAGAGTGGCAGCATATCTTTATATACTACAACCAGATAACCTGCCAAACTAATATCTGTCGAGCTGTCTCTCTGATCATATGAACCAATTTTATGAATGAAACTCAAGTGAACTCTTCTGGCGAAATAATGAAACGCAAagatagtttttttaaaaaaaaaacagtcatAAAGATTTAACAAGAAAAGGACACATTTTGAGGAATGTATACCAATTACACATGTTAAGTTATTCATAAGGGAGAAAGGATCCTAATAAATAAGATGTAATTTTGAGTACCCATCATTATGTACCTCATCTGGCAAAGCAGTAAACTTAATTTTATTAAAAAAGGTTTTTACTACCTGAAAGTTGCACTCTAATATGTTAAGCCCATACAATTCCGCTGATCGAGCACTGCCTATAACTCCAGCATCCTTCAGATTTTGCTGGGATATAATCTGCAAAAGGGTATAAAAATGACATATAGGAAAATCCAATATATGAAAAAAAGAGTATGTAATGTTTTAACAGGTACCTCAGCACCAGCAGCTCCATGATCTACATTTTTCTTTGAAACACCTAAATTAGAAAGTGAATGCTCGCATTGAGCAAGATCCTGCATACAACACTCACAGCTGATGAGGGATTGAGATAATATACACATGAATAATGTGTTGCCTAATTTTCCTCTGCTACCCAAAAGTTGTCCAAATACTTCATCTAGTTCAAGGTGATGGAGCGACACAGGCGCCCACACATAAGCCTAACATGGGCAACAGAAACTGCTAGTTGCCAACAAACATCTGAGTGTTCAGTTTTCAGCAGAACCTGTGGATGGCTGAAAATTGTCTGCAAATCATCCTTCTGCACTCCAGGTAAAGCCAGGAGACACAGCTCTACATCCATTTGTACTTCTTGCACAATTTGCAAATTGTGACTTGCAAATTGTGACTAAGAAGCAAGTCATAGCTCTGATGAAAGCTTCCAATGGATGAGTTTTCAATAATAAGAACAGCTTTATCAGCGAGTGAAGACTCCACAGCCTATCATTTAGAGCGTGAATTAGAATGGATAGATTATTGAGCTTTTACGTTACATATATGTAAAATGTCTGAAATGGTGACAACCTCGAGTGCACCTTCAGACCTTTTGTGCGGAACTACTATACAATTTGGGAAGGCTTTGAGCACCATTGCCTCAATGACTGTACCAGGTGAACCCTATATTCAGGAGAAGatgcatgaaaaaaaaatataaactgTTAAGGGGAATGATTACATTTATACCTGATATGTCACACGGACACTAGACCTTTCAGTTTTCAATGACGGATCAGTTGAAACCAATGGCCCTGCATAAAAGATGGGGAAATCTCAGATCATGTGTACAGTGTACTTGTATAGATTTGCCATGGAGCACGGATACAGTATATGCTGAATGAAAAAGTTGTTAAATAGGAACCGTCCTTTGTTTTTGTCTCATTAAGAATTAAG
This window contains:
- the LOC120695503 gene encoding arogenate dehydratase/prephenate dehydratase 2, chloroplastic-like, yielding TPAAAAGPAAPPSNFLPRVPSIAGSADGSGQPLLRGIYAYGPLVSTDPSLKTERSSVRVTYQDLAQCEHSLSNLGVSKKNVDHGAAGAEIISQQNLKDAGVIGSARSAELYGLNILECNFQDASPNVTRYLVLARTANIPKEYEQYKTSIVFGLEEGPGTLHKALVAFWKRDLNLTKIESRPNRGKPMRTLGTEKQFNYIFYVDFEASVAEIPAQNALKELEEIASFLRVLGCYPSTSI
- the LOC120689325 gene encoding uncharacterized protein LOC120689325; amino-acid sequence: MEALSLLDFSAEDDLLLDLATPPPAQAPPRRPDPPHAGSLVGAEATSYLDPANGSTDAAGRAADPDDVMEDQAAPERAESPKQRKAKMGANLRKSLAWNSAFFTSEGVLDTEELAIVNSTFRKTQGSRLPGIVEEMRKSGESTSSNLESETWAMESLETELFDNVRASIQRSLGKPNKVPGGPAASSKPPKATANVPRIAARKGVNRMPQSKIRIPVSTSQGGVGAKQRPQVNVKDSATARVNLPGAAEEKISSKPPRALPRVAMMRSSTNITSATSDKRSSTGGAVNRQAAGKTANTSASVRPVGGMKSSSFSKSGAFTSATSSRGVPMDAGLEAKTKSTLSNKNIAAQRVPVRSLSKSDISKTIPSRSSGNKFPARGQAGRASPSISPCSSVDSMSSVISGASTASTVGKMSHTSESLNTLSPSLRKSNDCPPTPKLRSSIVTEEHSLGTEACGDYLKATSDTKLGKGFKPSGLRRPTPKIGYFDAEKSIDQNIGAQAQLQPVKMQCLLPATPKSQPPTQNLKAASSTFAQQESNLDAVYHVGNDPSKSKEVKALPLKVAQMEVVPKVAEPESCTVQTDTIMAEPEADKSVDQNVGPQLQLQSLKIQCLLPATPDSTCVEQEAGPHREVSVSKSKVMPLQAAEMEAEPSKMAKPEVCMHQSSPVVAKQEPEKSIDQNIGAPVQLPLKEIQRSHPATPASQASSTFCQQESKPVAAPHEEISACKSKATKAVILKTVQVEVDPLKVAEPEACLHKTDSVVAADTPKENIPVVHQNTKANVDANSLVDMLTQKLSSISLGEATPDVTS